tctaaatataattaatgtaactattcagataaagtttttttttttaaaaaaaaaaaaagcaaatctCTTCTTTCCTCTAATCCTCTCCATTTTCCTTCAACCAAATAGAATATgacaattcaattaaaaaaagaatgttgATTGAGTTAATCAACTTCATTATAAAAGAAAGTGATGAAAACGTACTAAATCGTTTTAAgtctaaaaagttttttcattatggtcaataataatttattttccccTAAACTTCTTAGATTGCATTATTACAACTTTTTTTGAGTTAAAAGAGTTGAAGTTAGAAGCAAAAACTTTGGAGTAGGAGTATATTAATTTGGATAGGAGCCAATcaaactattttatatattatcattttctaCTTTCACGAAACCTTGAAATGGAGACAGTATTTTTATAGAGTGAtgataaatgtataatttttcttttaatagatTTTCCGGTCGTCATAGAACacacttctcaatgccccaccacatatGCACATCACTATTTATTCTTCATGATATCTTCataataattgaaattcattcatTAAAAACACACACACGTACACAAACAAAACCAAATCTGCTGAATcatgacaaataattaattccACGTTTCCTAACACAtgtaaatttaatcaaaatcttGACTCATCAACCTTAATTCATTCAAACAACGTACCAAACCAAAAACCCGACAATATATTGCACTCTTTTTGTACGAAGTGACAACAACTTCACTCTACATGCGACTAGGTATAGCCGGTGGTGGAGCCACCAAGGACCCCATAGCCTTCGCATTCATCCTCAGCACGTGTTTCTGAATCTTCCCCGTCGACGTCTTCGGCAACGCCTCCTTAAACACCACAGTCTTGGGCACCATGAAGTGCGGCAACCTCTCTCTGCAAAACTCCACCAACTCCTTCTCCGACGGCGGCGCCACCAGCCCCTCCTTCAACATCACAAACGCGCACGGCGTCTCTCCCCAGAACTCGTCCGGCCGCGCCACCACCGCCACCTCGTTCACCGCTGGGTGACCGTACAACACCGACTCCACCTCCACGCTACTCAAATTCTCACCACCACTTATTATCACATCCTTTGACCTATCTTTTATCTCCAAATACCCATCCCCATGCATAACTCCAACATCTCCGGTGTATAACCAATTATTTCTAATACACCTTTTTGTTCCTTCTATATCCTTCAAATAACCTAACATCACGCACGAGCCGCGAAAAACTATCTCCCCCGGTGTTACACCATCGCGCTTCACACTAATGCCGGTGGTTGGATCCACCACGTCCACCTCCGTCATCGCCACCGTCCTCACCCCTTGCCTCGCCTTAAACCTCGCCCGCTCCGTCGACGGAAACTTATCCCACTCCTTCTTCCATGCACACGACACGACCACTCCCAGCGTCTCCGTCATGCCGTACCCGTGgctaaccctaaaccccaacTCCTCCGCGCGCGTGAGGATCGCCGCCGGAGGCGGCGATCCACCGGTGAGGACGTGAACCGGATTCTTCACCGGTTCGGTTCTAGTTAAGAGCATGTTGAGAACCACCGGCGCGGCGCACATGTGTGTAACATTGTGTGATTCGATCAAACGGTAGATCGTTGGCGCGTCGATTTTACGGGCGCAGATGTTGGTGCCGCCTGCGGCGGCGATCCCCCACGGGAAGGTCCACCCGTTAGAGTGGAACATTGGTAGTGTCCATAAATATACTGGTTGTTTCGGTACGCACCAATCGATGAGAGAATCTAGGGTCATTATGAAGGTTGCGCGGTGGGATTGTACTACTCCTTTGGGAGACGACGTCGTGCCGGAAGTGTAATTTAGGGTTATTGGGTCCCACTCGGAGTTGGGCTGGACCCACTTAAAGTTCGGGTTACCCTTTCTTATAAGGTCCTCGTATGTGTCTATGACGGGAGAGCGTGTTATTGCATCTGCATCGTCTGTGATAAGGACGAGGGAAGGGCGTGGTGTGGTTATAGGGAAGTTGGAGAGGGCGAGGAGGATTAGTGAGAGAGAGTGAGAATGGACGAAGACGAGTTTTGATTCGCTGTGTCGAAGGAGCACGGAGAGTGTGTGAGGATTCAGACGTAGGTTAAGGTTGTTGAGAATGGCACCACACATGGGTATAGCAAAATGGAGTTCGTACATTGAGGTAGTGTTCGGGGAGAGAACAGAGATGACGTGGCCGCGCCCTAGACCAAGGGATGTGAGGGAGGAAGCGAGTTGAAGGCATCTACGGTGAGTTTGGGACCAGGTGAAGGAAGTGCGGTCATAGAGGATGGAGTGGGAGTCGCCGTAGACGATTGCTGCTCTTTCCAAGAAGGTGAGTGGAGTGAGGGGTGGTGAGTTTGCAGGGTTTGGGGTTAGGTCTTCCATGAATCGTTGTTTGCAATGTAGTGATGGAGAAGAGAATATTGAAGGTGTAGTGGTGATGTTAGGTGATGTGGTTCTTAAATAGTAAGGGATGGTGCAGTTTTAGTACACTCAAGATTCATATATACATTGTGTGCACTGAGTGATAGATATGTGATTCAATAAATTGTGTTGGCACAGGGTATGGTCCAAGGTGAACTTAATGAAGTTCAGCATGGGTAGTTGTTGTCCATAATGTAATGTAATACTATCAACCAACCAGTGGTCTTTAGGGGCTGTTCATTTCTGGTGTTTTTACAcgatctttcatttttattgatcTTCCTATTATTTCAGCCCATGTGTTTCTCTTCTTTTGCTATTGAATAAGGAAAATGCTGATTTggtttctttttacttttgatttaATAATGGTATAAATAAAAGGTTTCTTTTTCCGGCaatatgttattaatattaagtAGAAGAAGTTTAAAAATATGGAATGTGAGGACAAATATAAATCTACGAACGTGGAGGATTTGAAttggtttttttaattcttttatgaaTGAGATGAAATATACAACAGGACATTTTCTATATAACACCCCCCACATATTTTAATTAGGGTAAAAGAGTtggtataaaatttttaaaaaaatattaatatgattttcatAAAACTTTTTGTAATAGAAAGTAGAGTGACCTCAAGCTGACCCATTTGCCATCGTGCTTAACCTGAAGTTGATCACCACAATTCCATTATGTGCGATCAGGGTCAAGAAGCAATGATCAGAGTGTGGAAGCATCCCAAGAGTAAGGTGTATGTACATGCTTAATCATCTATTGGGGAATTAACCACTCACACACCCTCTCTATAGAAGAAGATAGATGAGAAATCAcaaatgtaatttattattgattttccaAGTGC
The genomic region above belongs to Glycine max cultivar Williams 82 chromosome 14, Glycine_max_v4.0, whole genome shotgun sequence and contains:
- the LOC100805819 gene encoding probable acyl-activating enzyme 6; its protein translation is MEDLTPNPANSPPLTPLTFLERAAIVYGDSHSILYDRTSFTWSQTHRRCLQLASSLTSLGLGRGHVISVLSPNTTSMYELHFAIPMCGAILNNLNLRLNPHTLSVLLRHSESKLVFVHSHSLSLILLALSNFPITTPRPSLVLITDDADAITRSPVIDTYEDLIRKGNPNFKWVQPNSEWDPITLNYTSGTTSSPKGVVQSHRATFIMTLDSLIDWCVPKQPVYLWTLPMFHSNGWTFPWGIAAAGGTNICARKIDAPTIYRLIESHNVTHMCAAPVVLNMLLTRTEPVKNPVHVLTGGSPPPAAILTRAEELGFRVSHGYGMTETLGVVVSCAWKKEWDKFPSTERARFKARQGVRTVAMTEVDVVDPTTGISVKRDGVTPGEIVFRGSCVMLGYLKDIEGTKRCIRNNWLYTGDVGVMHGDGYLEIKDRSKDVIISGGENLSSVEVESVLYGHPAVNEVAVVARPDEFWGETPCAFVMLKEGLVAPPSEKELVEFCRERLPHFMVPKTVVFKEALPKTSTGKIQKHVLRMNAKAMGSLVAPPPAIPSRM